The sequence CTCGATCCCGTCGATCTCCTCGATGGTGTCGACGACCGGCTGGGGCAACAACGAACGCCACCCATCGTCCGCGGCCATCTTCTTTCGGATCTTCGAGCCCTTGAGGACGTCGCGATCGAACATGGGCGACTGGCGAACCGTCGTCCCGGACTCCTCGAATAGCTGGATGACGAGGGGGTTGTTCGAGTAGGCCACTTCGAAGCGCGGACTCATACTCTCGAGGTGGCTCACCCACACCGAGTTGCGATTGATGTCCTCGATGGGGACGACGTAGGTAACGACGTCGTCGTCGATGTCCGCGACGGACTTCGTGATCATCATGATCCGCTCGCCCGCGGTGAACGGGTCGCGCTGGGTGTGGCTCCGGTCGGCGCTCCCGATGGCGATGATCAGTTCGTCCACCTCGGTGACGATGTCCTCGACGACTTGCTGGTGGCCGTCGTGGTATGGCTGAAACCGTCCGATGTAGAGACCGCGGGTCATCCTTTGCCGTCCGTACCGCGGGTGGCATTACTAAGGTTGTTATGTCCGGTTCGGCCAGCGGTTCCACCGAAATCGGCAGGTGTCGTAGGGGTGAGCTGAGCCGCAGGGAGAAAGTATATCAATCTACCCGCCGTTTTTTCGAACCGACGAAACACTTCTATGAGTAACGATCCCACGACTGATGCTCCCGGTGGCGGACCCGACGAGGCCGACCAGGTCGAGGAGTCACGAGATCTCTCCGAGGAGGACCTGGGCAGCAGCGTCGACGCGTCGGGAGACGTGGAAATCAACGAAGAAATCGCCGAAGACGACCTGCTCGGTGGGCTCCAGATCGAGAGCACGGCGGACATCACCGTCCCCGAACGCCTCGTCGACCAGGTCATCGGTCAGGAGGCCGCCCGCGAGATCGTCAAACGGGCCGCCAAGCAACACCGCCACGTGATGATGATCGGCTCCCCGGGAACGGGGAAGTCGATGCTGGCAAAGGCGATGGCCCGCCTCTTGCCGCCCGAGAGCCTCCAGGACGTCCTGGTCTACCACAACCCCGACGACTCGAACGAACCGAAGATCAGGACCGTCCCCACGGGGAAGGGCGAGCAGATCGTCGACGCCCACAAGGAGGAGGCCAGAAAGCGCAACCAGATGCGCTCCTTTTTGATGTGGATCATCATCGCTATCATCGTTGGCTACTCGCTTCTCATCGCCCGGCAGGTGCTGCTCGGCCTGCTGGCCGCGGGGGTCATCTACTTCGCCTTCCGCTACAGCAATCGCGGGAGCGACGCGATGGTGCCCAAACTCCTCCTCAACAACGCGGACAGCACGACGGCGCCCTTCGAGGACGCCACTGGCGCTCACGCCGGGGCACTCCTGGGCGACGTCCGCCACGACCCCTTCCAGTCGGGTGGGATGGAGACGCCGAGCCACGACCGCGTCGAGGCCGGCGCCATCCACAAGGCCCACAAAGGGGTCCTGTTCGTGGACGAGATCAACACCCTGGACATCCGCAGTCAGCAGAAGCTGATGACGGCTATCCAGGAGGGCAAGTTCGCCATCACCGGCCAGTCCGAGCGTTCCTCCGGCGCGATGGTCCAGACGGAACCGGTCCCCTGTGACTTCATCATGGTCGCCGCGGGGAACATGGACGCGATGGAGAACATGCACCCGGCGCTGCGCGACCGCGTCAAGGGCTACGGGTACGAGGTCTACATGGAGGACACCATCGACGACACGCCCGAGATGCGCCGGAAGTACGCCCGCTTCGTCGCCCAGGAGGTCGAGAAGGACGGTCGGCTCCCGCATTTCGATCCGGACGCCGTCCGAGAGATCATCCTCGAGGCCAAGCGTCGCGCCGGCCGGAAGGGCCACCTGACCCTCAAACTACGGGATCTCGGTGGCCTGGTGCGCGTCTCCGGCGACATCGCCAAGGCCGAAGACGCCGAGTTCGTGCGGCGTGACCACGTCCTCGAGGCCAAGAAGCGCTCGCGGTCCATCGAGCAGCAGGTCGCCGACAACTACATCGAGCGCCGCAAGGAGTACGAGTTGAAGGTCACCCAGGGCGACGCCGTGGGCCGTGTCAACGGCCTCGCCGTCATGGGTGGCGACTCGGGTATCGTGATGCCCGTCATGGCCGAAGTCACGCCACGACAGGGCGAGGGCGGCCAGGTGTACGCCACCGGGAAACTCCAGGAGATCGCCGAGGAGGCGGTCGAGAACGTCTCGGCCATCATCAAGAAGTTCTCCGGGGAGTCCATCCGGGACAAGGACATCCACATCCAGTTCGTCCAGTCCTACGAGGGCGTCGAGGGCGACTCCGCGTCCATCACGGTCGCGACGGCGGTCATCTCCGCGCTGGAGAACATCCCGATCGCCCAGGACCTCGCCATGACCGGGTCGCTCTCGGTCAGGGGCGACGTCCTGCCGGTCGGCGGCGTAACCCACAAGATCGAGGCCGCCGCGAAGGCCGGATACTCCCGGGTTATCATCCCGAAGGCCAACGAGCAGGACGTCATGATCGAGGACGAGTACGACGAGATGATCGAGATCATTCCGGTCTCGCACATCTCCGAGGTCCTCGACGTGGCCCTCACCGCCGAACCGGAGAAGGACTCGCTGGTCGACCGGCTCAAATCCATCACCGGCAAGGCGCTCGACGCCGCTGACAGTGCGGAGACGCCGGGCAGCAGCCCGAGCCCGCAGTAACTCGTTCGCGGCGCTGTTTTGCTCTTCTCGGGAAGCGTTTTGGTGTCGCCAGTCGAACCCACGACCGATGACCCGCTGGCTTCCGTTTCTCGCGCTCCTTCTCACGCTCACCATCGGCGTCGTTGTACTCGCCCGGTCCTCGGCCGAGGTGATCGGCTCCGAAGAGGCACCGCACCTCGGTGGACGGGCGCTCCGGTGGAACGTCGTCGTCTCACAGGGGCTCGTCGCAGTGATCGTCCTCGCCGTCGCCTGGTTCGCCGGGGTTCCCTTGGAGGCCTTCGGCTGGCGAGGCTTCGCTGGCGTTCCTGCGATGGAACTCGCGAGCAGTATCCTGGGAGGGGTCGTCCTCGGTGCGGCCATCGCGCTCGGAAACGTCCTCCTCGAACGCGTCGTCGACGCCCCGGCCCTTCGCGAGGCCGAAGCGGTCAGGCGCCTCCTCGCTCCAGCCTCGCCGGGTGGGTGGGGTACCCTCCTGCTGGTCGTGGTCCCCACTATCGCCATCGCCGAGGAACTGCTGTTCCGGGGCGCACTGATCGGGGCACTCGCGGTTGGGTTCGAAATCTCGCCCTGGGTGCTGGCCGTGCTCTCGAGTGTCGCGTTCGGCGCTGCTCACAGCGCCCAGGGCGCTATTGGGGTCGTGGTCACGGGGGTCTTCGGGCTGGTCCTCGCGGCCGCGTTCGTCCTGACCGGCGACCTGCTGGTCGTCATCGTCGCCCATGGCGTCGTGGACGCCGTCGAGTTCGTCGTCCACGAGGGGCCGCTCTCGAACCCCTAGAGGCCTTCGAGGTCGCGGAGTCGTTTGGTGACGGCTGGTGGCGCACTGTTTGGTCCGTCGGTGACGCGATGGGCGGGGACCACGAGCGGCGCGGGGTTCGCCCGGAGCGCGTTTCGCACGACGGTCTCTCCCTCCTCGACGTCGGCGAGCACGGCGGTCGTTCGAGCGACCGCCTCGACGCTCGCCGATTTCCCGTACGGAATCGTCCGAACTTCGTCGAGCACCGCTCGCTGGTCCGTCGGGATAGTGAAGGCGACGTCGACGTCCTGGAATTCGTCGGGTTCGCCGTCCAGGTAGCCGAATATTCGGTCGAGGAGCGCGTGCTCGGCTTCGGCGTCCTGGTCGGGTGTCTCGGGAAAGGAGACGCTGATGACCTTCGACCCGACGACGCCGATCTGGACGTATCGGTCCAGCGTCGCCGATTCTCGCGCGTAGATGCCGGCTGCCTCCATGGAGTGATGGTGTCCTGGCCAGGCCATGAACGTTTGGCCCGAGCCGCAATGCTTATGCACAGACTAGTGCATTGATGTACAACAATGGACGAAATGAACTCGATGGCCCCCGCGGTGCGCTCGATTCTGCGGGCGGCCGACGAACGTCCCGATCCCGACGGTCGCGTCGCGGTCGATGGTCAGTCCCTGGTGACGGCCATCGAGACGACGACCGAGGCCGGGCGGGTCCCGATCATCGCCGAGGTGAAACCCACGAGTCCAACGACCGATGGAACCCGGACCGACGACCCCCTGACGCTCGCCCGCGAGATGGTGGCCGGCGGGGCGACGGCGCTCTCGGTGCTCACCGAACCCGAGCACTTCGGCGGGTCGACCGCGTCGCTCGAACGCATCCGCGAGACGGTCGACGTCCCGGTGGTGCGCAAGGATTTCGTCCGCAGCGAGGCCCAGCTGGACGCCGTCGCCGCGGACGCGGTACTGCTGATCGTTCGGTTCGTCGAGGACCTTCCCCACCTCGTCGAAGCGGCTCGCGACCGCGGGATGGAACCGCTGGTGGAAGCGCACTCCAGTGACGAACTGGCCGAGGCACTCGACGCCGGTGCCGACCTCGTGGGCATCAACAACCGCGACCTCTCTCGACTCGAGGTCGACCTGGCTACCTTCGAAGCGGTAGCGCCGAGCGCGCCCGATGACGTCACGCTCGTCGCCGAGAGCGGCATCGCCACGCCGGACGACGTCCATCGGATGCGTGAGGCTGGTGCCGACGCGTTGCTCGTCGGCTCCGCCATCATGGCCGGCGACGTCCGGGAACGGACACGGGAGCTGGTCGCGGCATGAGCGTGGGAAGCTTCGGCGAGTACGGCGGACAGTACGTGCCAGAAGCGCTGATGCCGGCGGTCGAGGAACTCGCCGACGCGTACGAACGCTACGTCCTCGAGAACGAGGACGGATTCATGGACGAACTGCGACGCCATCTCCGGGAGTTCGGCGGTCGGCCGACGCCGTTGCAACACGCGGCGGCCCTGAGCGACCGCTACGGGGACGACGTCTACCTCAAACGGGAGGACCTCCTTCACGGCGGTGCGCACAAACTGAACAACGCCCTCGGACAGGTCCTGCTGGCGACGTACATGGGCAAAGAGCGCATCATCGCGGAGACGGGAGCGGGACAGCACGGCACGGCCACGGCGATGGCCTGCGCGTATCTCGATGTCGATTGCGAGATCTACATGGGCCGGACCGACATCAACCGCCAGCGCCCCAACGTCTTCCGGATGCGGATCCACGACGCGGCCGTCAACCCCGTCGACGCGGGCTCAGGGACGCTCAAGGAAGCCATCAACGCCACGCTACGCGACTGGGCGACGAACGTCGAGGACACCCACTACGTCATCGGCTCGGTCGTCGGCCCCCACCCGTTCCCGAGTATGGTACGTGACTTCCAGGCGGTCATCTCCGAGGAGGCACGCGAACAGGCCCTGGATCAGATCGGGGCCCTCCCGGAGGCCGTGGTGGCCTGTGCGGGTGGCGGGTCGAACACCATGGGTTCGTTCGCGAACTTCATCGACGACGAGTCAGTGGACCTCTACGCCGTCGAGGCCGGTGGCGACGGGATCACGGTCGAGGATTCGACGGGGTTCGCGCCACACTCCGCCTCGCTCTCGGCTGGCGAGGACGGCGTGCTCCACGGCGCGCGGACGAAACTCTTGCAGACGAGCAAGGGGCAGGTCGTCGAGTCCCACAGCGTGAGCGCAGGTCTCGACTACGCCGGTGTCGGCCCGGAGCTCTCTCACCTCGTCGACGAAGGACGGGTCACGCCGGTCCACGTGGACGACGACGCGGCCCTAAATGCTTTCCACCGACTCTCGCAGGCCGAGGGGATTATCCCGGCGCTGGAGAGCAGCCACGCCATCGCCTTCCTGGAAGACGGCGATTTCGATGGCCCGGTCGTCGTCACGCTCTCCGGGCGCGGGGACAAGGACCTCGATACGGTCATCGAGGAGAGCGATCGGCGGGAGATTCCCGCTGCACCGTCGATGGAGGTATTCGATGGGTGAACGGGCCATCGCGCGGGCCTTCGAGGACGGGCCCGCACTGGTTCCGTACGTCGTCGCCGGAGACCCCGACGCCGAATCGACCGCGGCGTACGTCGAGGCCCTCGTCAGGGGCGGGGCTGACGTCGTGGAGCTCGGACTGCCGTTCTCCGAGCCCATCGCCGACGGTCCGACCATCGAGGGTGGCATCCGCCGGGCCCTGGACGCCGGGATGACGCCATCACGGTATCTGGACCTCGTCGCCGACCTCGACGTGGCGGTCCCCATCGTCACGATGACGTATTACAACCTTATCTTCCACTACGGCGACGGCGACGTGGAACCGTTCGTGGCTGACGCCGCAGCCGCCGGCGTCGACGGCCTGATCGTGCCCGACCTCCCTGTGGAGGAGAGTGAGCCGTTGCGAGCGGCCTGCGAGGAACACGACCTCGCCCTCGTGTTCATCGTGGCACCGACGACGACAGCCGCGCGGATCGAACGGATCGTCTCACAGGCGTCCGGATTCGTCTACGTTCAGGCTCGTCTGGGAACGACCGGAGCCCGGGAGAGCGTGAGCGAACAGACCTACGAGAGCCTGGAACGCCTCCCCGACGTCGACATCCCGACGGCGGTTGGATTCGGCGTCAGTAGCGGCGAACAGGCCAGTTCCATCGTCGAGGGCGGTGCCGACGGCGTCGTCGCCGGGAGCGTCTTCGTCGACATCATCGCATCGGGCGAGACCGTGCCAGCGCGTCTCGAAGAAACCGCCGCCGCCATCAAGGCGGGCGCGACCGCCGCGGCTGCCGAGTCCGACCAGTCCGCCCTGTCGGAACCGGAACGAACATAGCAACGGGCTTGCTACACCATGGCAATGACAGCTGGGAAAACCGCACGACTCGACCGTATCGGACGTGACGGACGGTTCGTCACGATCCCGATGGACCACGGCATAACAATGGGACCGGTACGCGGCCTCGTCGACATCGAGGCGACCATCGACGCGGTGACCCGCGGCGGTGCCGACGCCGTCCTCACCCAGAAGGGCATCGCGTCTCGGGTCCATCCGAACAAGAACGGCAAGGGCTACATCGTCCACCTCAACGGCTCGACCACCATCGGGCCGGACGAGAACGACAAGCGCGTCACCGGGACCGTCGAGGACGCGGTGCGGGCCGGTGCCGACGCCGTCTCCTTTCATATCAACGTCGGCAGCGTGCACGAACCCGATCAGATCGAAGACCTGGCCGAACTCACCACGGAGGCCGACCGGCTCGGAATGCCGGTCCTCGCGATGGCGTACGCCAGGGGGCCGGGGGTCGACGAACACGACGCAGAGAGTCTGGGTCACGCGGTCCGACTGGCCGAGGAACTCGGCGCGGACGTCGTAAAGACGGCCTACAGTGGCGATGCAGAGAGCTTCGAACACGTCGCGAACGCTGCACGGCTCCCGGTTATCATCGCCGGCGGAAGTCCCCAGGGCGACCTCGCGACGCTCGAGAACGTCCAGGGCGTCATCGAGGCCGGCGGCGCGGGCGTCTCGATGGGACGAACCATCTTCCAGCACGACGACCCCTACGCCATGACGGCTGCGGTCTCGGCGGTCGTCCACGACGAGGTCGACCCCGAGACGGCGATGCGCGAGGCGGGCCTGGCCGTCGAGGCCTGATCAGAAGACGGTGGGCAGTTGCTGCAGCGAATCCAGGGTGTGGACCGGTTCGGCCGTCGACCGCTCTTCTCTGTCCACCGACGTCGGCACCCAGACGGACCTGACACCGACGCGGTTCGCGCCGGCCACGTCGTCGGAGCGAGAGTTCCCCACGTGGATCGTCGCGTCCGCCTCGACGCCGAGATCCGAGAGGGCGATCTCGAATGGCTCCGGTGAGGGTTTCGACGGTGTGGTGTCGCCACCATAGACGATGGTGTCGAAGACGTCGGTGAGACCGAGCGTCTCCAGTTTCTGCCACTGGTGGGCGCGTTCACCGTTCGTGACGAGGCCAACCGGTCGATCGCCGACGCTCGTGAGGGCCTCGCGGGCGCCCTCGCGAAAGCTGACCGCCGTGTGGTCGAACCGGCCGATGTACGTCTCGGCGATGGCGTCGGCGGGAACTGGTTCGGCGCCGGCGCGCTGGGCGGCGATGTCGAACGCGTTGGCCATGAACGAGACGGTGTCGTCCGCGTCGGGGGCCTCGTTGATGGCCTCGCGAAGCCGCTGCTGGTCGGTGAAGGGTTCGACGTCGAGCGTCTCGAACGTCTCCTGGAGGAGGGCCTCGCCGTCCTGCTCGTGGACGCAGAGCGTCCCGTCGAGGTCGAAGAGGACGGCGTCGGTTCGTGACATAGCCAACACTGCACACCGCGTTCTGATAACGGTTCGGACGTCGAGGGTGGTCAGTAATCCGCGGTTTCGGCACGTTGAAGGACGGCCACTGCCACAGTGCGGGTATGACACCCTCGGTCTGGCTGAAAGCCGACGATGCGGTCGGCGACTGGGAGACGCGCAAACGACGGATCACGACCGGCCTGGAGGCCGGCGTCGACTGGATTCTCGTCGACGAGTGGGACGTCACGAAGGTCCGGGAACTCGGCGAGGTGAACGTCGCCGCCTTCGTCACCGACGACGTCGACGTCATCGGCGAACAGGCGGAGGACCTGGGCGATGCCGACGCCTACGTCGTCGGCAAGGACGGCGAAGGCGACGGGACCATCGACCTCCCCAGCGACTTCGCGGGGTCGGCCGACCTCTCGACCGTCCGCCGGGACGGCGCGGACGGCGCGTTCGTCCGCATCTTCGACGCCGACTACGAAGCCTTCGCCGAGGCCGCGGCCGCCGACGCCGATCACACCCTCGTCGTCGGTGAGGACTGGAAGATCATCCCGCTCGAGAATCTCATCGCCCGCATCGGCGACGAGACGGACCTCATCGCCGGCGTCCAGACCGCCGCCGAGGCCGAGACCGCCTTCGACACGCTCGATATCGGTGCCGACGGGGTCCTCCTCGACACGGACGATCCGGACGAGATCCGCGAGACGGTCCGCGTGCGCGATTCGACCACCCGCGAATCGGTCGACCTGGAGTACGCCGAGGTCATCGAAGTCGAACCGGCGGGGAGCGCCGACCGCGTCTGTGTCGACACCGCCACCATCATGGACGACGACGAAGGGATGCTCGTCGGGAGTATGAGCCGCGGGCTCTTTTTCGTCTACGCCGAGACCGCAGAATCGCCGTACGTCGCGTCGCGGCCGTTCCGCGTCAATGCCGGGGCCGTCCACGCCTACGCGCGGACGCCGGCGGGCGACACGAAGTACCTCGCGGAACTGAAAAGTGGCGACGAGGTCCAGATCGTGGACACCGCCGGCAACACCCGCGAGGCGGTGGTCGGGCGTGCGAAGATCGAACGCCGGCCCATGTTCCGGGTTCGCGCCCGAGCGGCTGACGGCGACGAGTTCGAGACGCTGTTGCAGAACGCCGAGACGATCAAGGTCGAGACCCGGGACGGACGGCGGGCCATCACCGACCTCGAGGTCGGCGACGAGGTGTGCGTCTTCCGGCAATCCGGCGGTCGTCACTTCGGCGAGGCAGTGGACGAACGCATCATCGAGAAGTAGGTCCGGTCGTTCGGACTCGGCTCACCGAAACGGCAGTCCCTCGGGCCCCTCGTCCTCTTCGGGGCTGACCTCCGTCTCCAGCTCCGAGAGTTCGGTCGTACACCACGGACAGAAGTCGAGTTCGGCGTCGAGTTCGCCGCCGCAGTTCGGACACGTTGGCGTCTCGCTACTGGCCTGGCGGTCGGTCGCCCGTTCCTGCCGGAGTCCGGTCAGATAGGCGTCGACGACGTTGAGCACCCTGACGACAAGGAGACTGCCCGTGACTTCGAGCGAAAAATCCTGACTCGCCGAGATGAGTCCGTCGATGCCGGTCTGCTGGAACGCGGTGACGGCGGATTCAGGGACGACCATCGCCGCGGTGACCAGCGCGAGCGCGAACCACGCGATCGCTCTGAGCCAGGCCCGGAGATAGATGTGTCCGAGCCCCGGGTACAGGAACCCGAGCAGGCCGGCGATGATCGGGCGACGGCGGATCAGCGACGATTGCACACCTGCACTCTTCGCCGTGGACAGGTTAAGGTGTTGCTTTCTACGATGTCACCCGGACTCCTCAGAGCAAGGCGTCGACGAGGGTCCGCAACTGTGCGAGGTCGTACTGGCCGGGTGCAGTCGCGTTCGCCGGGTCGACCGGTGCGTAGCCGATCGACGAGCCGTACAGGGGTGCGACGACTCGCGAGTGACGGCCTGGTTGGCCCATCGCCATCGTCGCGACCCGTTCGCCGGCCCGGGAGAACTCGTACGTGACCCGCAGAAGGTCGAGGACTTGACCGCTGTGTTCGGCGGTGACGGCCAGTTTGCCGACGTCGCCGAGGGCACAGAGTTGCGCCAGGCGATCGGCGAGTTCGCTCAGATCGGGTGTGCGCTCGAAATCGTGGCTCGAGACGACGGTCTGGACGTCCGCCGATTCCGCTGCCGCCAGTACCTCGGAGGCGTCCTCGTGGACGTCGGTGTCGATCAGTGCATCGAGTTCGACGTCCACGGCCTCGACGGCGTCGAACGAGACTGCTGTTACCAGTTCGCCGATCCGTTCGGGTCCGTCGGCCCGTTCTCCGCCCTCCCACTCGGGTCGGTTCGTCACGAGGAGCGGCAGGGTGCCGTCGTACCCCTCGAGGTCGGCGAGCGGGTCGTCGGCGAGGTCCATGCGAAACTCGACGGCGTCGGCGTGCTCGCGTGCCGCCGGCTCTTCGTTCAGGTCGCCCGTACTCGCTGCCAGGACGAACCCGTCGAAATCCATCAGACCGGGATGGTGTCTTCGGCCTCGAGGAGTTCGTGATAGCGGTTCCGGATGGTGACCTCGGAGATGTCGGCGACGTCGCTGACCTTCGCCTGCGTGGTCTTCTCGTTCGTGAGGAGGGCGGCGGCGTAGACGGCGGCCGCGGCGAGGCCGACCGGGCTCTTGCCGCTGTGGACGCCCTTCTCTTTGGCGTTCTCGAGGAGCTCGCGGGCGCGGTGCTGGGACTCGTCGCTCAGCCCGAGTTCGGAGGCGAAGCGCGGAACGTAGCTCGCGGGGTCGGCGGGCCTTACTTCGAGACCGAGTTCGCGGACGATGTAGCGGTAGGTGCGAGCGATCTCGTCCTTCTCGACGCGGCTGACGTCGTCGATCTCGTCGAGGCTGCGGGGCACTCCGGCCTGGCGGGCGGCGGCGTAGACACAGGAGGTGGCGACGCCCTCGATGGACCGGCCCGGGAGGAGATCCTCCTCGAGTGCACGCCGGTAGATGACGGAGGCCGTCTCGCGGACGTTGTCGGGGAGGCCGGTCGCGGAGGCCATCCGGTCGATTTCGCCGAGTGCCTGCTTGAGATTGCGCTCCTTGGCGTCTCGCGTGCGGAACCGCTCGTTCCACTTGCGCAGTCGCTGCATCTTCTGGCGCTGGCGCGAGCCGAGGGAGTTCCCGTAGGCGTCCTTATCTCGCCAGTCGATGTTGGTCGAGAGGCCCTTGTCGTGCATGGTGTTCGTGGTGGGCGCGCCGACGCGCGATTTCTTGTCCTTCTCCTGGGAGTCGAAGGCTCGCCACTCGGGACCACGGTCGATGCCGTCCTCCTCGACCACGAGGCCACAGTCGGCACAGACCGTCTCGCCGTGCTCTTCGTCGGTTACTACCAGGCCGCCACACTCCGGGCAGCCGTCGGTCGATTCTTTCTCCTGCTCGTCTCGTTCGGTTGTTCTCAGTGCGTGGGACATGCGAACCCTCCGGGAGGACTCCCGGACAATCGTGAACGCCTGGTTTGGACAAAAGTGACTTATAGCTTCCGCTCTATCCTACCTGGGAGACTGGTTACCGTGGTACAGGTATCACCACACCGGGTGGCGATTTTCTCCCGCGTTACTGTCCGGTCGATGCCGAAAGACGTCTGATTGATTGCCCGATACGATAGGCTGCGGGTGCGCGTCGCGAAACACTCAATTGGGTCGGCCGCCCCGTTCGGGTATGCGGGTCGCAGTCGGGAGCGAGAATCCGGTGAAGCGAGCGGCGACCGAGCGAGCATTGGCCGACGTGGCGACCGCCGTCGAGAGCGTGGCGGTCGAGTCGGGTGTGGCCGAACAGCCCTGGGGGGAAGCGGAGACGATCGAGGGCGCGAGGACCAGAGCCGAGCGGGCGCGATCGGCGGACGACTACGACCTCGGCGTGGGTATCGAAGGTGGTGTGGCCTCGGTGGACGGGGCTAACGGGCTGTTCTTGATCATGTGGGCTGCGGTGACTGATGGCAAGCAGGTCGGCCTCGGTGCTGGTCCGCGACTGGAATTGCCCGAAACCGTCGCGAGCAGACTCGAGGCGGGGGCGGAACTCGGGCCGTTGCTGGACGACCTTCTCGACACGACTGGTATCAAAGAAGACCAGGGTGCCGCCGGCGTCCTCACCGACCGGATCATCACTCGAGAGGACGCTCTCTTCCAGGCTGTCGCCGGTGGGTTCGGTCCGTTCGTCTCCGGGCAGTACGACTGACGGTGGCACTCACTCGTCGGCCGACGGGTGGGCGGCCTTCCCGTCCGGAGTAACGTCTCCCGTTCCGTCGACGGCTTCGGTGAGCGAGACGTTCAACGCGATCATCGAGACGGCGCCACCGAGGACCGTGACGACGTTTTTGACCGCGTGATCGACGATGGCCGCAGCGAGTGCGATGGCTGGACCGACCGGCGTTAGCGCGACCACCAGAACCGTAAACGCCGCCTCGTAGAGGCCGATACCGCCGGGCGAGAGTGGGAGTACCTTCGCGAGGTTCCCGACGCTGACGGCGAAGAAGCCGACGGCCAGCAGCGTTGCCAGCGGCAGGTCGACGCCGAACGCGCCGAACACGACGAGGGCCGTCAACACGTCGATGCCCCAGATGGTGAGGCTGGCCACGCCGA is a genomic window of Halanaeroarchaeum sp. HSR-CO containing:
- a CDS encoding nicotinamide-nucleotide adenylyltransferase; this encodes MTRGLYIGRFQPYHDGHQQVVEDIVTEVDELIIAIGSADRSHTQRDPFTAGERIMMITKSVADIDDDVVTYVVPIEDINRNSVWVSHLESMSPRFEVAYSNNPLVIQLFEESGTTVRQSPMFDRDVLKGSKIRKKMAADDGWRSLLPQPVVDTIEEIDGIERIQRVGDTDNVPLE
- the lonB gene encoding ATP-dependent protease LonB, producing MSNDPTTDAPGGGPDEADQVEESRDLSEEDLGSSVDASGDVEINEEIAEDDLLGGLQIESTADITVPERLVDQVIGQEAAREIVKRAAKQHRHVMMIGSPGTGKSMLAKAMARLLPPESLQDVLVYHNPDDSNEPKIRTVPTGKGEQIVDAHKEEARKRNQMRSFLMWIIIAIIVGYSLLIARQVLLGLLAAGVIYFAFRYSNRGSDAMVPKLLLNNADSTTAPFEDATGAHAGALLGDVRHDPFQSGGMETPSHDRVEAGAIHKAHKGVLFVDEINTLDIRSQQKLMTAIQEGKFAITGQSERSSGAMVQTEPVPCDFIMVAAGNMDAMENMHPALRDRVKGYGYEVYMEDTIDDTPEMRRKYARFVAQEVEKDGRLPHFDPDAVREIILEAKRRAGRKGHLTLKLRDLGGLVRVSGDIAKAEDAEFVRRDHVLEAKKRSRSIEQQVADNYIERRKEYELKVTQGDAVGRVNGLAVMGGDSGIVMPVMAEVTPRQGEGGQVYATGKLQEIAEEAVENVSAIIKKFSGESIRDKDIHIQFVQSYEGVEGDSASITVATAVISALENIPIAQDLAMTGSLSVRGDVLPVGGVTHKIEAAAKAGYSRVIIPKANEQDVMIEDEYDEMIEIIPVSHISEVLDVALTAEPEKDSLVDRLKSITGKALDAADSAETPGSSPSPQ
- a CDS encoding CPBP family intramembrane glutamic endopeptidase, which codes for MTRWLPFLALLLTLTIGVVVLARSSAEVIGSEEAPHLGGRALRWNVVVSQGLVAVIVLAVAWFAGVPLEAFGWRGFAGVPAMELASSILGGVVLGAAIALGNVLLERVVDAPALREAEAVRRLLAPASPGGWGTLLLVVVPTIAIAEELLFRGALIGALAVGFEISPWVLAVLSSVAFGAAHSAQGAIGVVVTGVFGLVLAAAFVLTGDLLVVIVAHGVVDAVEFVVHEGPLSNP
- a CDS encoding MGMT family protein, with the protein product MEAAGIYARESATLDRYVQIGVVGSKVISVSFPETPDQDAEAEHALLDRIFGYLDGEPDEFQDVDVAFTIPTDQRAVLDEVRTIPYGKSASVEAVARTTAVLADVEEGETVVRNALRANPAPLVVPAHRVTDGPNSAPPAVTKRLRDLEGL
- the trpC gene encoding indole-3-glycerol phosphate synthase, whose amino-acid sequence is MRSILRAADERPDPDGRVAVDGQSLVTAIETTTEAGRVPIIAEVKPTSPTTDGTRTDDPLTLAREMVAGGATALSVLTEPEHFGGSTASLERIRETVDVPVVRKDFVRSEAQLDAVAADAVLLIVRFVEDLPHLVEAARDRGMEPLVEAHSSDELAEALDAGADLVGINNRDLSRLEVDLATFEAVAPSAPDDVTLVAESGIATPDDVHRMREAGADALLVGSAIMAGDVRERTRELVAA
- the trpB gene encoding tryptophan synthase subunit beta, translated to MSVGSFGEYGGQYVPEALMPAVEELADAYERYVLENEDGFMDELRRHLREFGGRPTPLQHAAALSDRYGDDVYLKREDLLHGGAHKLNNALGQVLLATYMGKERIIAETGAGQHGTATAMACAYLDVDCEIYMGRTDINRQRPNVFRMRIHDAAVNPVDAGSGTLKEAINATLRDWATNVEDTHYVIGSVVGPHPFPSMVRDFQAVISEEAREQALDQIGALPEAVVACAGGGSNTMGSFANFIDDESVDLYAVEAGGDGITVEDSTGFAPHSASLSAGEDGVLHGARTKLLQTSKGQVVESHSVSAGLDYAGVGPELSHLVDEGRVTPVHVDDDAALNAFHRLSQAEGIIPALESSHAIAFLEDGDFDGPVVVTLSGRGDKDLDTVIEESDRREIPAAPSMEVFDG
- the trpA gene encoding tryptophan synthase subunit alpha, which produces MGERAIARAFEDGPALVPYVVAGDPDAESTAAYVEALVRGGADVVELGLPFSEPIADGPTIEGGIRRALDAGMTPSRYLDLVADLDVAVPIVTMTYYNLIFHYGDGDVEPFVADAAAAGVDGLIVPDLPVEESEPLRAACEEHDLALVFIVAPTTTAARIERIVSQASGFVYVQARLGTTGARESVSEQTYESLERLPDVDIPTAVGFGVSSGEQASSIVEGGADGVVAGSVFVDIIASGETVPARLEETAAAIKAGATAAAAESDQSALSEPERT
- a CDS encoding 2-amino-3,7-dideoxy-D-threo-hept-6-ulosonate synthase, producing MTAGKTARLDRIGRDGRFVTIPMDHGITMGPVRGLVDIEATIDAVTRGGADAVLTQKGIASRVHPNKNGKGYIVHLNGSTTIGPDENDKRVTGTVEDAVRAGADAVSFHINVGSVHEPDQIEDLAELTTEADRLGMPVLAMAYARGPGVDEHDAESLGHAVRLAEELGADVVKTAYSGDAESFEHVANAARLPVIIAGGSPQGDLATLENVQGVIEAGGAGVSMGRTIFQHDDPYAMTAAVSAVVHDEVDPETAMREAGLAVEA